CACAAACGCCGAGCGTGTTCTCTCATCAATTTGTTCCCAACTTTGTTCAAATTCTTCATCCCGAACAAAATGATGACGGTTATAGTCCGACCGTAACTCCTCTAAAACTGCTGAAAATTCCTCCTCATAGGCGGATAAGTCTAGGTTCGCCATCGCGTCAAAGTCTGTGGTGTAAAAGCGAGGCGTCAGCAATGTCTCTTGAACCGGATTTTTAATACCGGGGCGCAGTTCTTGAGTTCCGGGGTTTTGGACAGTATTCACCATCGCTGCAAGTCCTTAAATATTACTGATTAGTTATTAAACTATATGGCTCCGGTTTTGTCTAGTACCCTTGGCAATTTTTTTTCGCCTGTAAAGAATTGTAAAGATTATATAACCAATCGGTGATATAGTGATATGCTCATTCGAGTGGTGAAGACAAAACCTTGTTTTCCTCTGTTGGGAATTGGGTTAAGTCTTCAGAGAAGTTTCATCTTAAATTCATTGATAAAACCATGACAAACTTAGCTGAAAAACTCAAACTCGGAACCCAACAATCCCATAGTAACGCCGAGCATACCGGATTTATGAAAAACTTTCTATCCGGTGGCATCAGTAAACAGTCTTTTTGTCAACTTTTGAGTAATTTATATTTTGTTTATAGCCAATTAGAATCGGAATTACAATGTCATCAAACCCATCCAATTATTAGTAAAATCTATTTCCCAGAACTGAATCGCAAAGCCAATTTAGAGAAAGACTTAACCTTTTATTACGGAGAACATTGGCCGGATAATATCACCCCTTCTCCCGCCGCACAAGCTTATGTTTCCAGACTGCGAGAACTTTCTGCAACTGAACCCATTTTATTAATTGCTCACTCCTATACTCGCTACATGGGTGATTTGTCCGGTGGTCAAAGCTTGAAAAAAATTGTCCAATCTGTCTTTAATTTAGAGGAACATCAAGGGATTTGTTTTTATGAATTTGATCAAATTCCTGACTTGAACGAATTTAAAAACCAATACCGTCAACGGT
This DNA window, taken from Planktothrix sp. FACHB-1365, encodes the following:
- a CDS encoding heme oxygenase (biliverdin-producing) — translated: MTNLAEKLKLGTQQSHSNAEHTGFMKNFLSGGISKQSFCQLLSNLYFVYSQLESELQCHQTHPIISKIYFPELNRKANLEKDLTFYYGEHWPDNITPSPAAQAYVSRLRELSATEPILLIAHSYTRYMGDLSGGQSLKKIVQSVFNLEEHQGICFYEFDQIPDLNEFKNQYRQRLNELILSEQLQDQVVAEANNAFTLNIAMLRDLRETPTPVTA